Genomic DNA from Prunus persica cultivar Lovell chromosome G1, Prunus_persica_NCBIv2, whole genome shotgun sequence:
CTCCAAAAATAGGTATGAGATTCAGACTAACAAAACTCaacttaattttatataaaaaaaagaattacgATACTAATATTGTATGGTGTTACATACAGAGTGTGATGGAGAATGTAATCGAAGGTGCGAATTATCGTCAAGGCCGAATTTATGCAAGAGGGCATGCGGGACGTGCTGCGAGAGATGCAATTGCGTTCCACCAGGCACTTCTGGTCACTATGAAACCTGCCCTTGTTACGCCAATATGACCACCCACAGGGGCCTACACAAATGCCCTTAATTAAATCTTAAGACACCCACAGGGGCCAGCAAGCAACACACATTTCTTGTTCTTGatatatgtttatgttttGGATCATGgtgatttataaaata
This window encodes:
- the LOC18792284 gene encoding gibberellin-regulated protein 11 — encoded protein: MAKKMMLKVVILVSLLILRLADSQETVTTPPVESPHPPPVESPHPPPKIECDGECNRRCELSSRPNLCKRACGTCCERCNCVPPGTSGHYETCPCYANMTTHRGLHKCP